A window of the Cicer arietinum cultivar CDC Frontier isolate Library 1 chromosome 6, Cicar.CDCFrontier_v2.0, whole genome shotgun sequence genome harbors these coding sequences:
- the LOC101498091 gene encoding epoxide hydrolase 2-like — protein MDEIQHKFVKVGALRLHIAEIGTGPNVVVFLHGFPEIWYSWRHQMIALAAAGFRAIAPDYRGYGLSDPPPAPEKTTFNQLLDDLLAILDALALPKVFLVGKDFGTRPAYLFSILHPERVLGVITLGIPYVPPGPSMFHKFLPEGFYILRWREPGRAEADFGRFDAKTVVRNIYILFSKSELPIASENQEIMDLVAPDTPLPSWFTEEDLSAYGALYDKSGFRTALQVPYRSFGEDFNLPDPVVNVPVLLIMGGKDYVLKFPGMEDLTKGEKAKELVPNLEVTFIPEGTHFVQEQFPQQVNNLILAFLAKHT, from the exons ATGGATGAAATCCAACACAAGTTCGTTAAAGTCGGAGCTCTGAGACTCCACATAGCAGAAATTGGAACCG GTCCAAACGTTGTCGTATTCCTTCACGGCTTCCCGGAGATATGGTACTCCTGGCGCCACCAGATGATTGCCCTCGCCGCTGCTGGTTTCAGAGCTATCGCGCCAGATTACAGAGGCTACGGCCTTTCCGACCCGCCGCCCGCACCCGAAAAAACAACCTTCAATCAACTTCTCGATGACCTCCTCGCGATTCTCGATGCTCTTGCTCTTCCCAAG GTGTTTCTTGTTGGAAAAGATTTTGGAACTCGTCCTGCATATTTGTTTTCCATTCTGCACCCGGAAAGAGTATTAGGAGTTATCACTTTGGGAATTCCTTATGTTCCACCAGGCCCTTCTATGTTTCATAAATTCCTCCCTGAAGGCTTCTACATTTTGAGATGGAGG GAACCAGGAAGGGCAGAGGCTGATTTTGGACGCTTTGATGCGAAAACAGTTGTGCGAAACATTTACATCCTTTTCTCAAAGAGTGAATTACCGATAGCTAGTGAAAACCAAGAGATCATGGATTTGGTGGCACCTGATACTCCTCTTCCCTCTTGGTTCACTGAGGAGGATCTTTCAGCATATGGAGCTTTGTATGATAAATCTGGATTCCGAACTGCATTACAGGTTCCGTACAG GTCATTTGGTGAAGATTTTAACTTACCGGACCCTGTAGTCAATGTTCCAGTACTACTGATAATGGGTGGAAAGGATTATGTTTTGAAGTTTCCAGGGATGGAGGATTTAACAAAAGGTGAAAAGGCTAAAGAGCTTGTTCCTAATTTGGAGGTTACATTTATTCCAGAGGGAACTCATTTTGTTCAAGAACAATTTCCCCAACAGGTGAATAACCTTATCCTTGCCTTCCTTGCCAAGCACACTTGA
- the LOC101498428 gene encoding cytochrome P450 736A117-like isoform X1: MSSFLQTSLSHQNFHSFTMLFFTIFPLLLSLLFIIKKWYFNTKKNSPPSPPRFPLLGNLHQLGLFPHRTLQTLSHKYGPLMLLYFGKVPVLVVSSSDAASKVMKTHDLVFSDRPQRKIFDIMLYGSKDVASCAYGEYWRQVRSLSVLHLLSNKRVQSYRRVREEETSRMMEHINKSTSCVNLSELCSRITNDITCRVTLGKRYGEEGGVFPELMLEFGELLGSFFIGDYIPWLNWLGKVNGFYSRAEKVAKHLDDFFEEVIEDHISGSRFDRDVSVDSEESDDFVDILLSVQKSNAIGFSIDRTAIKGLLLDMFAAGTDTTYTVLEWAMTELLRHQTVMQKLQDEVRNVVGNKTQVTEEDLVNMNYLKAVIKETLRLHVPIPLLVPRKSMEDIKVNGYDIAAGTQVIVNAWAIARDPSIWDEPLEFKPERFMNSSIDFKGFDFELIPFGAGRRGCPGLLFAIAVNELVLANLVYHFHWKLPNGVAGEDLDMSEVVSFTCHRKYPLIAIPTKYEKNEENQRGKSIM; encoded by the exons ATGTCCTCCTTTCTACAAACTTCTCTTTCACACCAAAATTTCCATTCATTCACAATGCTTTTCTTCACCATCTTTCCACTCTTACTCTCACTTctattcatcataaaaaaatggtatttCAACACCAAGAAAAACTCACCACCTTCACCTCCAAGATTTCCTCTACTTGGGAATCTCCATCAACTTGGCTTGTTCCCTCACCGAACACTCCAAACTTTATCTCACAAATATGGCCCTTTAATGCTTCTTTATTTTGGAAAGGTTCCAGTACTTGTTGTTTCATCTTCTGATGCAGCAAGTAAAGTAATGAAAACTCATGACTTAGTTTTCTCTGATAGACCACAACGTAAAATCTTTGATATCATGTTATATGGTTCCAAAGATGTTGCAAGTTGTGCATATGGTGAGTATTGGAGACAAGTAAGGAGTCTAAGTGTGTTACATCTTCTTAGTAACAAAAGGGTTCAATCTTATCGTCGTGTAAGAGAAGAAGAAACTTCAAGAATGATGGAACATATTAACAAGAGTACTTCTTGTGTGAATTTATCTGAGTTGTGTTCTAGAATTACTAATGATATAACATGTAGGGTGACTTTAGGAAAGAGATATGGTGAAGAAGGTGGTGTGTTTCCTGAGCTGATGTTGGAGTTTGGAGAGTTGTTGGGTAGTTTCTTTATAGGTGATTATATACCTTGGCTTAACTGGTTGGGAAAGGTTAATGGTTTTTATAGCAGAGCTGAAAAAGTGGCTAAACATTTGGATGATTTTTTTGAGGAAGTGATTGAGGATCATATTAGTGGTAGTAGATTTGATAGGGATGTTAGTGTTGACAGTGAGGAAAGTGATGATTTTGTGGATATTTTGCTTTCTGTTCAAAAGTCCAATGCTATTGGCTTCTCAATTGATAGAACTGCAATTAAGGGTTTGTTACTG GACATGTTTGCTGCAGGTACTGATACAACCTACACAGTCCTAGAATGGGCAATGACAGAACTATTAAGACACCAAACTGTGATGCAAAAATTGCAAGATGAGGTTAGAAATGTGGTTGGTAACAAAACTCAAGTAACTGAAGAAGATTTGGTTAACATGAACTACTTGAAGGCTGTGATTAAAGAAACTCTTCGCCTCCATGTACCGATTCCGTTATTAGTCCCTCGGAAATCCATGGAAGATATCAAAGTAAATGGCTATGACATTGCAGCTGGAACACAGGTAATAGTGAATGCTTGGGCTATTGCAAGAGACCCTTCAATTTGGGATGAACCTCTAGAGTTTAAACCAGAAAGGTTTATGAATAGTTCAATTGATTTTAAAGGATTTGATTTTGAACTTATTCCATTTGGAGCAGGAAGGAGAGGTTGTCCTGGACTCTTGTTTGCTATTGCTGTCAATGAATTGGTGTTAGCTAATCTTGTTTATCATTTTCATTGGAAATTGCCTAATGGTGTTGCAGGGGAAGACTTGGACATGTCTGAAGTTGTTAGCTTTACTTGTCATAGAAAATACCCTCTCATTGCTATACCTACCAAAtatgagaaaaatgaagaaaaccaAAGGGGAAAAAGTATCATGTAG
- the LOC101498428 gene encoding cytochrome P450 736A117-like isoform X2, protein MSSFLQTSLSHQNFHSFTMLFFTIFPLLLSLLFIIKKWYFNTKKNSPPSPPRFPLLGNLHQLGLFPHRTLQTLSHKYGPLMLLYFGKVPVLVVSSSDAASKVMKTHDLVFSDRPQRKIFDIMLYGSKDVASCAYGEYWRQVRSLSVLHLLSNKRVQSYRRVREEETSRMMEHINKSTSCVNLSELCSRITNDITCRVTLGKRYGEEGGVFPELMLEFGELLGSFFIGDYIPWLNWLGKVNGFYSRAEKVAKHLDDFFEEVIEDHISGSRFDRDVSVDSEESDDFVDILLSVQKSNAIGFSIDRTAIKGLLLDMFAAGTDTTYTVLEWAMTELLRHQTVMQKLQDEVRNVVGNKTQVTEEDLVNMNYLKAVIKETLRLHVPIPLLVPRKSMEDIKVNGYDIAAGTQEGEVVLDSCLLLLSMNWC, encoded by the exons ATGTCCTCCTTTCTACAAACTTCTCTTTCACACCAAAATTTCCATTCATTCACAATGCTTTTCTTCACCATCTTTCCACTCTTACTCTCACTTctattcatcataaaaaaatggtatttCAACACCAAGAAAAACTCACCACCTTCACCTCCAAGATTTCCTCTACTTGGGAATCTCCATCAACTTGGCTTGTTCCCTCACCGAACACTCCAAACTTTATCTCACAAATATGGCCCTTTAATGCTTCTTTATTTTGGAAAGGTTCCAGTACTTGTTGTTTCATCTTCTGATGCAGCAAGTAAAGTAATGAAAACTCATGACTTAGTTTTCTCTGATAGACCACAACGTAAAATCTTTGATATCATGTTATATGGTTCCAAAGATGTTGCAAGTTGTGCATATGGTGAGTATTGGAGACAAGTAAGGAGTCTAAGTGTGTTACATCTTCTTAGTAACAAAAGGGTTCAATCTTATCGTCGTGTAAGAGAAGAAGAAACTTCAAGAATGATGGAACATATTAACAAGAGTACTTCTTGTGTGAATTTATCTGAGTTGTGTTCTAGAATTACTAATGATATAACATGTAGGGTGACTTTAGGAAAGAGATATGGTGAAGAAGGTGGTGTGTTTCCTGAGCTGATGTTGGAGTTTGGAGAGTTGTTGGGTAGTTTCTTTATAGGTGATTATATACCTTGGCTTAACTGGTTGGGAAAGGTTAATGGTTTTTATAGCAGAGCTGAAAAAGTGGCTAAACATTTGGATGATTTTTTTGAGGAAGTGATTGAGGATCATATTAGTGGTAGTAGATTTGATAGGGATGTTAGTGTTGACAGTGAGGAAAGTGATGATTTTGTGGATATTTTGCTTTCTGTTCAAAAGTCCAATGCTATTGGCTTCTCAATTGATAGAACTGCAATTAAGGGTTTGTTACTG GACATGTTTGCTGCAGGTACTGATACAACCTACACAGTCCTAGAATGGGCAATGACAGAACTATTAAGACACCAAACTGTGATGCAAAAATTGCAAGATGAGGTTAGAAATGTGGTTGGTAACAAAACTCAAGTAACTGAAGAAGATTTGGTTAACATGAACTACTTGAAGGCTGTGATTAAAGAAACTCTTCGCCTCCATGTACCGATTCCGTTATTAGTCCCTCGGAAATCCATGGAAGATATCAAAGTAAATGGCTATGACATTGCAGCTGGAACACAG GAAGGAGAGGTTGTCCTGGACTCTTGTTTGCTATTGCTGTCAATGAATTGGTGTTAG
- the LOC101498764 gene encoding wings apart-like protein 2 isoform X2: MIVRTYGRRNRTISGTCSGSSLNDDVSEPFSTDSLSQEQDPLFGNFAFSSQDSSSQWSLFNSDPNSIDDLCGAGRRESQRAKRVAGKKGFSFPATSTLMEAQEFGEMMEHVDEVNFALDGLRKGQPVRIRRASLVSLLSICATTQQRRLLRSQGMAKTIVDAILSLSFDDSHSNLAAATLFYILTSDGQDDNLLESPRSVQFLIKLLRPIVCTAIKDKAPKLGFKLLSLRQNDVMLKNTTSRLDSSSVAVFSRVQEILVNCKDLKATCQSDSGVEKPELCPKWLALLTMEKACLSAISLDETSGVVRKTGGNFKEKLREHGGLDAVFEVTINCHSDLKNWKEDSSLSTKDLRYEKRLKSLTLLLKCLKIMENATFLSKENQSHLLGMKGKLSPKATPLSFTELIIIVIKMLSDLCLHRRASAVSGVNKPDDPFFMVSHDSELDPIRDYKENVPLSTSSSRNCHGVEGRNYYGVEKASSIKKSNNSHNTQLLTCTRLERSQSVSETPSTSTTDTYSLKMRISSSTSGSCSSLSKSSYCKKSTTQNRSRKNVHFTEGTPVVVLEDSQDPFAFDEDDSGLSKSSYSKKSMTRNSSRKNVHFMEGTPVIILEDSQDPFAFDEHDSGLSKSSYFKKSATQNSSRKNVHFMEGTSVVTLEDSQDPFAFDEDDIVPSKWDLLSGKQKTSRSKKHKVANREFQSGCQSQTNMSQQESSDGDINCSSSDISYEEDSSLLTDCLLTAVKVLMNLTNDNPIGCQQIAANGGLEAMSMLIAGHFPSFSSSSSFAQIKEDSLRIEKDHLCDRHLTDHELDFLVAILGLLVNLVEKDGRNRSRLAAASVLLPSSEGLDKEVRRDVIQLLCSIFLANQGESEGGAGEDKNFQLNDPAAVLQGEKEAEKMIVEAYSALLLAFLSTESKSIRTTISDNLPDHNLASLVPVLDRFVEFHLSLDMISPETHKTVSEVIESCRIR, encoded by the exons ATGATCGTTCGCACATACGGTCGCCGCAATAGAACAATTTCGGGAACGTGTTCAGGCTCTTCACTAAACGACGACGTATCAGAGCCTTTCTCAACGGATTCTCTTTCTCAAGAACAAGACCCTCTCTTCGGCAATTTCGCATTCTCCTCTCAAGATTCATCTTCTCAGTGGTCTTTATTCAATTCTGACCCTAATTCAATCGACGATTTATGCGGCGCCGGTCGCCGGGAGTCTCAGAGAGCAAAGAGAGTCGCCGGGAAAAAGGGATTCTCGTTTCCGGCGACGTCGACGTTGATGGAGGCGCAGGAGTTTGGGGAGATGATGGAGCATGTGGATGAAGTCAATTTCGCTCTCGATGGACTTCGGAAGGGTCAACCTGTTCGGATCAGAAGGGCTAGTTTGGTGTCTCTTTTGTCAATTTGTGCCACCACGCAGCAACGAAGGCTTCTTCGCTCTCAGGG GATGGCAAAGACAATAGTTGATGCTATTTTGAGCCTCAGTTTCGATGATTCTCACAGCAATCTTGCAGCGGCAACCCTTTTCTACATTTTGACCAGTGAT GGTCAAGACGATAATCTCCTTGAATCACCTCGTAGTGTTCAATTTCTAATCAAGTTGTTAAGACCAATTGTATGCACAGCAATTAAAGACAAAGCACCAAAACTTGGCTTTAAACTTCTATCATTGCGTCAAAATGATGTCATGCTAAAAAATACAACATCGAGGTTGGACTCCAGTTCTGTTGCAGTTTTTTCTAGAGTCCAAGAAATTCTAGTCAATTGCAAAGACCTAAAAGCAACCTGTCAGAGTGACAGTGGGGTTGAGAAGCCAGAGTTATGCCCAAAATGGTTAGCATTGCTGACTATGGAGAAGGCTTGTTTATCTGCCATTTCTCTTGATG AAACCTCTGGTGTTGTACGGAAGACTGGTGGAAATTTTAAGGAAAAATTAAGGGAGCATGGAGGGCTTGATGCAGTCTTTGAAGTCACCATAAATTGTCATTCAGATTTGAAG AATTGGAAGGAGGATAGTTCTCTGTCTACCAAAGATTTAAGATATGAGAAACGTCTGAAGAGTCTAACCTTACTTCTAAAGTGCCTGAAGATAATGGAAAATGCTACTTTCCTAAGCAAAGAAAACCAG AGTCATTTGCTTGGAATGAAAGGAAAATTGAGTCCCAAGGCAACCCCATTGTCTTTTACAGAGCTGATTATAATTGTCATAAAGATGCTCTCAG ATCTATGTTTACATCGGAGGGCCTCTGCTGTGTCTGGTGTTAACAAGCCTGACGATCCTTTCTTTATGGTTAGTCATGATTCTGAATTGGATCCGATCAGGGATTATAAAG AGAATGTGCCTTTATCCACTAGTTCCAGTAGGAATTGCCATGGTGTGGAGGGTAGAAATTACTATGGTGTGGAGAAGGCCTCTTCTATTAAGAAGTCTAACAATTCTCATAACACCCAACTGTTGACATGTACTCGGTTGGAAAGATCGCAATCTGTTTCTGAAACCCCCAGCACATCAACTACTGATACTTACTCACTAAAGATGAGGATCAGTTCATCCACGTCTGGGTCTTGTAGTAGTTTATCAAAGAGTTCGTACTGTAAAAAGTCCACGACCCAAAATAGATCCAGGAAGAATGTTCACTTTACAGAAGGTACCCCGGTTGTAGTCTTGGAAGATAGCCAAGATCCCTTTGCATTTGATGAGGATGACAGTGGTTTATCAAAGAGTTCATACAGTAAAAAATCCATGACCCGAAATAGTTCCAGGAAGAATGTTCACTTTATGGAAGGTACACCGGTTATAATCTTGGAAGATAGCCAAGATCCCTTTGCATTTGATGAGCATGACAGTGGTTTATCAAAGAGTTCCTACTTTAAAAAATCCGCGACCCAAAATAGTTCCAGGAAGAATGTTCACTTTATGGAAGGTACCTCAGTTGTAACCTTGGAAGATAGCCAAGATCCCTTTGCATTTGATGAGGATGACATTGTGCCCTCTAAGTGGGACCTTCTATCGGGGAAACAAAAAACATCTCGTTCTAAAAAACATAAGGTAGCAAACAGAGAATTTCAAAGTGGATGTCAATCTCAAACCAATATGAGTCAACAAGAATCGAGTGATGGGGACATCAATTGTTCCAGTTCTGACATCAGTTATGAAGAAGATTCCAGCTTGCTTACTGATTGTCTCCTTACTGCTGTTAAG GTGCTGATGAATTTGACAAATGACAACCCTATTGGCTGTCAGCAAATTGCTGCCAATGGAGGACTGGAGGCTATGTCTATGTTAATTGCTGGTCACTTTCCTTCTTTCAGCTCCTCGTCATCCTTTGCTCAGATAAAAGAAGATTCTTTGAGAATTGAAAAAGACCACCTATGTGATAGGCATCTCACCGATCACGAGTTGGATTTTCTTGTTGCTATTCTAGGTCTGCTTGTAAATCTGGTTGAGAAGGATGGTCGTAACAG aTCACGGCTTGCAGCAGCCAGTGTTCTACTACCTTCTTCAGAAGGCTTGGACAAGGAGGTTCGGCGTGATGTTATTCAATTATTATGCTCTATTTTCTTGGCCAACCAGGGTGAAAGTGAAGGGGGAGCTGGAGAAGATAAAAATTTTCAACTG AATGATCCAGCAGCTGTTCTGCAAGGTGAAAAAGAAGCTGAGAAAATGATCGTGGAAGCTTACTCTGCGTTGCTTCTAGCATTTCTTTCTACTGAAAG CAAGAGCATCCGTACGACAATTTCTGACAATCTTCCAGATCACAACTTAGCTAGTCTTGTACCTGTGCTGGACAGATTTGTG GAATTTCATCTGTCTTTGGACATGATTTCACCAGAAACTCATAAAACTGTTAGCGAGGTCATCGAATCATGTAGAATTCGGTGA
- the LOC101498764 gene encoding wings apart-like protein 2 isoform X1 — protein MIVRTYGRRNRTISGTCSGSSLNDDVSEPFSTDSLSQEQDPLFGNFAFSSQDSSSQWSLFNSDPNSIDDLCGAGRRESQRAKRVAGKKGFSFPATSTLMEAQEFGEMMEHVDEVNFALDGLRKGQPVRIRRASLVSLLSICATTQQRRLLRSQGMAKTIVDAILSLSFDDSHSNLAAATLFYILTSDGQDDNLLESPRSVQFLIKLLRPIVCTAIKDKAPKLGFKLLSLRQNDVMLKNTTSRLDSSSVAVFSRVQEILVNCKDLKATCQSDSGVEKPELCPKWLALLTMEKACLSAISLDETSGVVRKTGGNFKEKLREHGGLDAVFEVTINCHSDLKNWKEDSSLSTKDLRYEKRLKSLTLLLKCLKIMENATFLSKENQSHLLGMKGKLSPKATPLSFTELIIIVIKMLSENVPLSTSSSRNCHGVEGRNYYGVEKASSIKKSNNSHNTQLLTCTRLERSQSVSETPSTSTTDTYSLKMRISSSTSGSCSSLSKSSYCKKSTTQNRSRKNVHFTEGTPVVVLEDSQDPFAFDEDDSGLSKSSYSKKSMTRNSSRKNVHFMEGTPVIILEDSQDPFAFDEHDSGLSKSSYFKKSATQNSSRKNVHFMEGTSVVTLEDSQDPFAFDEDDIVPSKWDLLSGKQKTSRSKKHKVANREFQSGCQSQTNMSQQESSDGDINCSSSDISYEEDSSLLTDCLLTAVKVLMNLTNDNPIGCQQIAANGGLEAMSMLIAGHFPSFSSSSSFAQIKEDSLRIEKDHLCDRHLTDHELDFLVAILGLLVNLVEKDGRNRSRLAAASVLLPSSEGLDKEVRRDVIQLLCSIFLANQGESEGGAGEDKNFQLNDPAAVLQGEKEAEKMIVEAYSALLLAFLSTESKSIRTTISDNLPDHNLASLVPVLDRFVEFHLSLDMISPETHKTVSEVIESCRIR, from the exons ATGATCGTTCGCACATACGGTCGCCGCAATAGAACAATTTCGGGAACGTGTTCAGGCTCTTCACTAAACGACGACGTATCAGAGCCTTTCTCAACGGATTCTCTTTCTCAAGAACAAGACCCTCTCTTCGGCAATTTCGCATTCTCCTCTCAAGATTCATCTTCTCAGTGGTCTTTATTCAATTCTGACCCTAATTCAATCGACGATTTATGCGGCGCCGGTCGCCGGGAGTCTCAGAGAGCAAAGAGAGTCGCCGGGAAAAAGGGATTCTCGTTTCCGGCGACGTCGACGTTGATGGAGGCGCAGGAGTTTGGGGAGATGATGGAGCATGTGGATGAAGTCAATTTCGCTCTCGATGGACTTCGGAAGGGTCAACCTGTTCGGATCAGAAGGGCTAGTTTGGTGTCTCTTTTGTCAATTTGTGCCACCACGCAGCAACGAAGGCTTCTTCGCTCTCAGGG GATGGCAAAGACAATAGTTGATGCTATTTTGAGCCTCAGTTTCGATGATTCTCACAGCAATCTTGCAGCGGCAACCCTTTTCTACATTTTGACCAGTGAT GGTCAAGACGATAATCTCCTTGAATCACCTCGTAGTGTTCAATTTCTAATCAAGTTGTTAAGACCAATTGTATGCACAGCAATTAAAGACAAAGCACCAAAACTTGGCTTTAAACTTCTATCATTGCGTCAAAATGATGTCATGCTAAAAAATACAACATCGAGGTTGGACTCCAGTTCTGTTGCAGTTTTTTCTAGAGTCCAAGAAATTCTAGTCAATTGCAAAGACCTAAAAGCAACCTGTCAGAGTGACAGTGGGGTTGAGAAGCCAGAGTTATGCCCAAAATGGTTAGCATTGCTGACTATGGAGAAGGCTTGTTTATCTGCCATTTCTCTTGATG AAACCTCTGGTGTTGTACGGAAGACTGGTGGAAATTTTAAGGAAAAATTAAGGGAGCATGGAGGGCTTGATGCAGTCTTTGAAGTCACCATAAATTGTCATTCAGATTTGAAG AATTGGAAGGAGGATAGTTCTCTGTCTACCAAAGATTTAAGATATGAGAAACGTCTGAAGAGTCTAACCTTACTTCTAAAGTGCCTGAAGATAATGGAAAATGCTACTTTCCTAAGCAAAGAAAACCAG AGTCATTTGCTTGGAATGAAAGGAAAATTGAGTCCCAAGGCAACCCCATTGTCTTTTACAGAGCTGATTATAATTGTCATAAAGATGCTCTCAG AGAATGTGCCTTTATCCACTAGTTCCAGTAGGAATTGCCATGGTGTGGAGGGTAGAAATTACTATGGTGTGGAGAAGGCCTCTTCTATTAAGAAGTCTAACAATTCTCATAACACCCAACTGTTGACATGTACTCGGTTGGAAAGATCGCAATCTGTTTCTGAAACCCCCAGCACATCAACTACTGATACTTACTCACTAAAGATGAGGATCAGTTCATCCACGTCTGGGTCTTGTAGTAGTTTATCAAAGAGTTCGTACTGTAAAAAGTCCACGACCCAAAATAGATCCAGGAAGAATGTTCACTTTACAGAAGGTACCCCGGTTGTAGTCTTGGAAGATAGCCAAGATCCCTTTGCATTTGATGAGGATGACAGTGGTTTATCAAAGAGTTCATACAGTAAAAAATCCATGACCCGAAATAGTTCCAGGAAGAATGTTCACTTTATGGAAGGTACACCGGTTATAATCTTGGAAGATAGCCAAGATCCCTTTGCATTTGATGAGCATGACAGTGGTTTATCAAAGAGTTCCTACTTTAAAAAATCCGCGACCCAAAATAGTTCCAGGAAGAATGTTCACTTTATGGAAGGTACCTCAGTTGTAACCTTGGAAGATAGCCAAGATCCCTTTGCATTTGATGAGGATGACATTGTGCCCTCTAAGTGGGACCTTCTATCGGGGAAACAAAAAACATCTCGTTCTAAAAAACATAAGGTAGCAAACAGAGAATTTCAAAGTGGATGTCAATCTCAAACCAATATGAGTCAACAAGAATCGAGTGATGGGGACATCAATTGTTCCAGTTCTGACATCAGTTATGAAGAAGATTCCAGCTTGCTTACTGATTGTCTCCTTACTGCTGTTAAG GTGCTGATGAATTTGACAAATGACAACCCTATTGGCTGTCAGCAAATTGCTGCCAATGGAGGACTGGAGGCTATGTCTATGTTAATTGCTGGTCACTTTCCTTCTTTCAGCTCCTCGTCATCCTTTGCTCAGATAAAAGAAGATTCTTTGAGAATTGAAAAAGACCACCTATGTGATAGGCATCTCACCGATCACGAGTTGGATTTTCTTGTTGCTATTCTAGGTCTGCTTGTAAATCTGGTTGAGAAGGATGGTCGTAACAG aTCACGGCTTGCAGCAGCCAGTGTTCTACTACCTTCTTCAGAAGGCTTGGACAAGGAGGTTCGGCGTGATGTTATTCAATTATTATGCTCTATTTTCTTGGCCAACCAGGGTGAAAGTGAAGGGGGAGCTGGAGAAGATAAAAATTTTCAACTG AATGATCCAGCAGCTGTTCTGCAAGGTGAAAAAGAAGCTGAGAAAATGATCGTGGAAGCTTACTCTGCGTTGCTTCTAGCATTTCTTTCTACTGAAAG CAAGAGCATCCGTACGACAATTTCTGACAATCTTCCAGATCACAACTTAGCTAGTCTTGTACCTGTGCTGGACAGATTTGTG GAATTTCATCTGTCTTTGGACATGATTTCACCAGAAACTCATAAAACTGTTAGCGAGGTCATCGAATCATGTAGAATTCGGTGA